A single region of the Pseudomonas mandelii genome encodes:
- a CDS encoding site-specific integrase encodes MTDLDRYLQAATRDNTRRSYRAAIEHFEVSWGGFLPATSDSVARYLVAHAGVLSINTLKLRLSALAQWHNSQGFADPTKSPVVRKVFKGIRALHPAQEKQAEPLQLQHLEQVVAWLEQEAKTARAQNDQPGLLRAKRDTALILLGFWRGFRSDELCRVQIEHVQAIASSGITLYLPRSKSDRENLGKTYQTPALQRLCPVNAYIQWITEAALVRGPVFRGVDRWGHLSEEGLHANSVIPLLRQALERAGISADHYTSHSLRRGFASWAHQSGWDLKSLMSYVGWKDVKSAMRYVEVSPFLGMARVAEKPLVS; translated from the coding sequence ATGACCGATCTGGATCGCTACCTGCAAGCCGCCACCCGCGACAACACGCGTCGCAGCTACCGGGCGGCCATCGAGCATTTCGAAGTCAGTTGGGGTGGTTTCCTGCCTGCGACGAGCGACAGCGTGGCGCGTTATCTGGTGGCCCATGCGGGCGTGCTGTCGATCAATACGTTGAAGCTGCGTTTGTCAGCGCTGGCGCAGTGGCATAACAGCCAGGGATTCGCCGACCCCACCAAGTCGCCGGTGGTGCGCAAGGTCTTCAAGGGCATACGGGCGCTGCACCCGGCCCAGGAGAAACAGGCCGAACCATTGCAGCTTCAGCATTTGGAGCAAGTGGTGGCATGGCTGGAACAGGAGGCCAAAACCGCCAGGGCGCAAAACGATCAGCCAGGATTGCTTCGCGCCAAACGTGACACCGCGCTGATCTTGCTGGGCTTCTGGCGTGGCTTTCGCAGTGATGAATTGTGCCGCGTACAAATCGAACACGTGCAGGCGATCGCCAGTTCAGGCATCACCCTCTACCTGCCGCGCAGCAAGAGTGATCGCGAGAACCTCGGCAAGACTTACCAGACCCCGGCCCTGCAGCGCCTCTGCCCAGTGAACGCCTACATTCAATGGATCACGGAAGCTGCGCTGGTCCGCGGGCCGGTGTTTCGCGGAGTCGACCGCTGGGGTCACTTGAGTGAGGAGGGCTTGCACGCCAACAGCGTGATCCCTTTGTTGCGTCAGGCCTTGGAACGTGCCGGCATTTCGGCGGACCACTACACCAGCCATTCCCTGCGCCGCGGCTTTGCCAGTTGGGCCCATCAGAGTGGTTGGGATCTGAAATCGTTGATGAGTTATGTGGGTTGGAAGGATGTGAAGTCAGCCATGCGCTATGTTGAAGTCAGCCCGTTTCTCGGGATGGCCCGAGTCGCTGAAAAGCCATTGGTGAGCTAG
- the ahpC gene encoding alkyl hydroperoxide reductase subunit C: MPIINSQVKPFKADAFKNGDFVKVSDADLKGKWSVVFFYPADFTFVCPTELEDLADNYDAFQKLGVEIYSVSTDTHFAHAAWHNTSPAIGKIQYTMIGDPTHAISRNFDVLIEDAGLADRGTFVINPEGQIKIVELNDGGVGRDASELLRKIKAAQYVAAHPGQVCPAKWKEGEATLAPSLDLVGKI, translated from the coding sequence ATGCCTATCATCAACAGCCAAGTTAAACCGTTCAAAGCTGACGCCTTCAAAAATGGCGACTTCGTAAAAGTGTCGGACGCTGACCTGAAAGGCAAGTGGTCTGTCGTGTTCTTCTACCCAGCCGACTTCACCTTCGTTTGCCCGACCGAACTGGAAGACCTGGCTGACAACTACGACGCGTTCCAGAAACTGGGCGTCGAGATCTACAGCGTTTCCACCGACACCCATTTTGCCCACGCTGCCTGGCACAACACTTCGCCAGCCATCGGCAAAATCCAGTACACCATGATCGGCGACCCGACTCACGCTATCTCCCGCAACTTCGACGTGCTGATCGAAGACGCTGGCCTGGCTGACCGTGGCACCTTCGTGATCAACCCTGAAGGCCAGATCAAAATCGTTGAACTGAACGATGGCGGCGTTGGCCGTGACGCTTCCGAGCTGCTGCGCAAAATCAAGGCTGCCCAGTACGTCGCTGCTCACCCAGGCCAGGTTTGCCCAGCCAAGTGGAAAGAAGGCGAGGCCACTCTGGCTCCGTCCCTGGACCTGGTCGGCAAGATCTAA
- the ahpF gene encoding alkyl hydroperoxide reductase subunit F: protein MLDANLKAQLKSYLERVTQPIEIIASLDDGAKSQEMLELLKDVASLSSQITLLDNGDDARKPSFSINRPGADISLRFAGIPMGHEFTSLVLALLQVGGHPSKASVEVIEQIRSLKGDFSFETYFSLSCQNCPDVVQALNLMAVLNPNIRHVAIDGALFQAEVDDRQIMAVPSIYLNGVNFGQGRMGLEEILAKIDTSGIERQAEKISAKEAFDVLVVGGGPAGASAAIYAARKGIRTGVAAERFGGQVLDTMAIENFISVQETEGPKLAVALEEHVKQYDVDIMNLQRADKLVPGKNGELHEVHFASGATLKARTVILATGARWREMNVPGEQQYRNKGVAYCPHCDGPLFKGKRVAVIGGGNSGVEAAIDLAGIVSHVTLLEFDVQLRADAVLQRKLHSLPNVTVITSAQTTEVLGDGQKVNGLRYKDRQSDELRNVELEGIFVQIGLLPNTDWLKGTIELSPRGEIIVDARGETSMPGVFAAGDVTTVPYKQIVIAVGEGAKASLSAFDHLIRTSAPA, encoded by the coding sequence ATGTTGGACGCCAATCTTAAAGCCCAGTTGAAATCGTACCTGGAACGGGTCACCCAGCCGATCGAGATCATTGCTTCCCTCGACGACGGTGCGAAATCCCAGGAAATGCTCGAACTCCTGAAAGACGTTGCCAGTCTTTCCAGCCAGATTACGTTGTTAGATAACGGTGACGATGCACGCAAGCCATCGTTCTCGATCAATCGCCCGGGTGCCGATATCAGCCTGCGTTTTGCCGGCATCCCGATGGGCCATGAATTCACTTCGTTGGTGTTGGCCTTGCTGCAAGTGGGCGGCCACCCTTCGAAGGCCAGTGTTGAAGTGATCGAACAGATCCGTTCGCTCAAAGGCGATTTCAGCTTCGAGACCTACTTTTCGCTGTCCTGCCAGAACTGCCCGGACGTGGTCCAGGCGCTGAACCTGATGGCGGTACTGAACCCGAACATCCGCCACGTCGCCATCGACGGCGCGTTGTTCCAGGCCGAAGTCGATGATCGTCAGATCATGGCCGTGCCAAGCATTTACCTCAACGGCGTGAACTTCGGCCAGGGCCGCATGGGCCTGGAAGAAATCCTCGCCAAGATCGACACCAGCGGCATCGAGCGCCAGGCCGAGAAAATCAGCGCCAAGGAAGCCTTTGACGTATTGGTCGTCGGCGGTGGCCCGGCCGGTGCTTCGGCAGCGATCTACGCTGCTCGTAAAGGCATTCGCACCGGTGTGGCGGCTGAGCGTTTTGGTGGACAGGTGCTCGACACCATGGCCATCGAGAACTTCATCTCCGTGCAGGAAACCGAAGGCCCGAAACTGGCAGTAGCGCTGGAAGAACACGTCAAGCAATACGACGTCGACATCATGAACCTGCAACGTGCCGATAAACTGGTGCCGGGCAAGAACGGTGAGTTGCACGAGGTCCATTTCGCCAGTGGCGCGACCCTGAAAGCCAGGACCGTGATCCTCGCGACCGGTGCGCGGTGGCGTGAAATGAACGTCCCGGGCGAGCAGCAATACCGCAACAAAGGCGTGGCGTACTGCCCGCACTGTGATGGTCCGCTGTTCAAAGGCAAGCGCGTGGCGGTGATTGGCGGCGGTAACTCCGGCGTCGAAGCGGCCATCGATCTGGCGGGCATCGTGTCTCATGTCACGTTGCTGGAGTTTGACGTACAACTGCGCGCCGACGCGGTCTTGCAACGCAAGTTGCACAGCCTGCCGAACGTCACCGTGATCACCAGTGCGCAAACCACTGAAGTGTTGGGCGACGGTCAGAAGGTCAATGGCCTGCGTTACAAGGATCGTCAGTCTGACGAGCTGCGTAACGTAGAGCTGGAAGGGATCTTCGTGCAGATCGGTTTGCTTCCCAACACCGATTGGCTCAAAGGCACCATCGAGCTGTCGCCTCGCGGCGAGATCATCGTCGATGCCCGTGGTGAAACGTCGATGCCGGGCGTGTTTGCTGCCGGTGACGTCACCACCGTGCCGTACAAGCAGATCGTGATTGCAGTGGGCGAGGGCGCCAAGGCTTCGCTGAGCGCATTCGATCACCTGATCCGCACCTCCGCGCCGGCTTAA
- the gloA gene encoding lactoylglutathione lyase, which translates to MSLHELNTFPGVTAQPDTATQKFVFNHTMLRVKDITKSLDFYTRILGFSLVEKRDFPEAEFSLYFLALVDKNQIPADAAARTEWMKSIPGILELTHNHGTENDADFAYHNGNTDPRGFGHICISVPDIRAACERFEALGCDFQKRLNDGRMKSLAFIKDPDAYWVEIIQPAPM; encoded by the coding sequence ATGAGCCTGCACGAATTGAACACTTTCCCCGGCGTGACCGCTCAACCTGACACCGCCACCCAGAAGTTCGTCTTCAACCACACCATGCTACGGGTCAAGGACATCACCAAGTCCCTGGATTTCTACACGCGCATCCTGGGTTTTTCGCTGGTGGAAAAACGCGACTTCCCGGAAGCCGAGTTCAGTCTGTATTTCCTGGCGCTGGTTGATAAAAACCAGATTCCGGCTGACGCCGCCGCCCGTACCGAATGGATGAAATCGATCCCTGGCATTCTCGAACTGACCCATAACCACGGCACCGAGAACGACGCGGATTTCGCCTACCACAACGGCAACACCGACCCGCGCGGCTTCGGCCATATCTGCATCTCCGTGCCGGACATCCGTGCGGCGTGCGAACGTTTCGAAGCGCTGGGCTGCGATTTCCAGAAACGCCTGAACGACGGGCGCATGAAGAGCCTGGCCTTTATCAAAGACCCGGATGCGTACTGGGTCGAGATCATCCAACCGGCACCGATGTAA
- a CDS encoding DUF4946 domain-containing protein, which translates to MIRFCKSTWVLIFLLSGVASAQADAPVVTWPKGWEVEAVPQDDAKPGVSRQRAVKVDQGGTPVMVMELTMTQVESGHQVNLEGVLLEMRKSVQKDFFQGGYQSVCNKIHPATLSRLSGLETTCTITQNGRHVLSQTLVAAVDADKAYVLSYAGQAEAYKASEDEIAAARNSLKL; encoded by the coding sequence ATGATCCGATTCTGTAAATCGACGTGGGTCCTGATTTTCCTGTTGTCAGGTGTCGCCAGCGCTCAAGCGGATGCACCGGTGGTGACCTGGCCGAAGGGCTGGGAGGTGGAAGCCGTTCCGCAAGATGATGCCAAACCAGGGGTTTCCCGACAGCGCGCGGTGAAAGTCGACCAAGGCGGCACGCCGGTAATGGTGATGGAATTGACCATGACTCAAGTAGAAAGCGGTCATCAGGTCAATCTTGAGGGTGTGCTGCTGGAAATGCGCAAGTCGGTGCAGAAGGACTTCTTTCAAGGCGGCTATCAAAGTGTCTGCAACAAAATTCATCCGGCGACCTTGAGCCGCTTATCGGGATTGGAAACTACCTGCACGATTACGCAGAATGGTCGACATGTGCTGTCGCAAACATTGGTCGCGGCGGTGGATGCCGATAAGGCTTATGTTCTTTCCTACGCGGGGCAGGCTGAGGCTTATAAGGCAAGTGAGGATGAAATTGCGGCGGCTCGTAACAGCTTGAAACTTTAG
- a CDS encoding histone-like nucleoid-structuring protein, MvaT/MvaU family codes for MSRLAEFRAAEKALQEQLKQLESLKNDAGLKKEIEFEEKLQGLMKTYGKSLRDIIAILDPNPAKSGLQAAAPKTRRARVVKVYHNPHTGELIETKGGNHRGLKAWKEQYGAATVDSWLRG; via the coding sequence TTGTCCAGACTCGCTGAATTTCGTGCCGCTGAGAAGGCCCTTCAAGAACAGCTCAAGCAGCTGGAATCGCTGAAGAATGATGCCGGGCTCAAGAAAGAAATCGAATTCGAAGAAAAGCTCCAGGGGCTGATGAAAACCTACGGCAAAAGCCTGCGCGACATCATCGCCATCCTCGATCCGAACCCGGCAAAATCCGGTCTGCAGGCAGCAGCCCCTAAAACCCGTCGCGCCCGTGTGGTCAAGGTTTATCACAACCCGCATACCGGTGAGCTGATTGAAACCAAGGGCGGCAACCACCGTGGCCTGAAAGCCTGGAAGGAACAATACGGTGCCGCCACCGTAGATTCCTGGCTGCGAGGCTAA
- a CDS encoding EAL domain-containing protein produces the protein MPLNAKTHKRGKRMAVTVLSGVLPVLLGVVILYMQAERALKQSTELTAEEAIRQFELMLDRNAQAARELLPLAGQNCKDVKLALREQVTRGPFVRATNLVWDDSIYCSSLFGDYHEKLSAGDYSKGRLLLMKGNLVTPDTAILVYRLGEGKQGALSTLDGYHLSNVLRMIGRKTILLLQVGPNWLSADGKVHDVALPVPPVAESKLTSTRYGFTVAAGFPEGETWRYMNSEYPPLFSLLIFFGVVSGAIGHVLQKRSSSPSHEMQRALEAGEFVPYFQPVVHGDTKTWSGAEVLMRWNHPKEGLVRPDLFIPFAEHSGLIVPMTRSLMRHTAALLAPAAASFDGPFHIGINITASHCKDLDLVEDCREFLSAFAPGAIHLVLELTERELIEPTAITHQLFEQLRTLGVMIAIDDFGTGHSSLGYLRQFNVDFLKIDQSFVAMIGVDALSRHILDSIIELSAKLDLGIVAEGVETEEQSDYLAAHGVNFLQGYLFGRPMPGAEFINALRHH, from the coding sequence ATGCCACTAAACGCCAAGACCCACAAACGCGGCAAACGAATGGCTGTGACCGTTTTGAGCGGGGTACTCCCGGTGCTGTTGGGGGTTGTCATTCTCTATATGCAGGCCGAGCGTGCGCTCAAGCAGAGCACCGAGCTGACGGCCGAAGAAGCCATCCGCCAATTCGAACTGATGCTCGACCGTAACGCCCAGGCGGCACGAGAACTGCTGCCGCTGGCCGGCCAAAACTGCAAAGACGTCAAATTGGCCCTGCGTGAACAGGTCACCCGCGGTCCATTCGTGCGCGCGACGAATCTGGTGTGGGACGACAGCATTTATTGCAGTTCTTTGTTCGGTGACTACCACGAAAAGCTCAGTGCCGGCGACTACTCCAAAGGCCGGTTGCTACTGATGAAAGGCAACCTGGTCACGCCTGACACTGCGATACTGGTGTATCGACTGGGCGAAGGAAAACAGGGAGCTTTAAGTACGCTGGACGGTTATCACCTGAGCAACGTGCTGCGCATGATTGGTCGCAAGACGATCCTGTTGCTGCAAGTCGGTCCCAACTGGTTATCCGCCGACGGCAAGGTTCACGATGTCGCCCTTCCCGTCCCGCCCGTAGCCGAGAGCAAACTGACGTCCACGCGTTATGGCTTTACGGTCGCAGCCGGTTTCCCCGAGGGTGAAACCTGGCGCTACATGAACAGCGAGTACCCACCGCTGTTCAGTTTGCTGATCTTCTTCGGCGTGGTCTCGGGCGCAATCGGACATGTCCTGCAAAAACGCTCGTCGTCCCCCAGCCATGAAATGCAGCGTGCGCTGGAGGCAGGTGAGTTTGTTCCGTACTTTCAGCCCGTGGTGCATGGCGATACTAAAACCTGGTCCGGCGCCGAAGTGTTGATGCGCTGGAATCACCCGAAGGAAGGCCTGGTACGCCCGGACCTGTTCATTCCTTTTGCCGAGCATTCCGGGTTGATCGTGCCAATGACCCGCTCGTTGATGCGGCACACCGCGGCGCTGTTGGCGCCTGCCGCTGCTTCGTTCGATGGGCCATTTCACATTGGCATCAACATCACCGCCAGTCATTGCAAGGACTTGGACCTGGTCGAAGACTGCCGGGAGTTTCTCAGTGCCTTCGCACCAGGGGCCATCCACCTGGTGCTGGAATTGACCGAGCGCGAACTGATCGAACCAACGGCCATTACGCACCAGCTGTTCGAGCAGCTTCGCACCTTGGGCGTAATGATCGCTATCGATGACTTTGGCACAGGTCACTCAAGCCTCGGTTATCTGCGTCAGTTCAATGTGGACTTTCTGAAAATCGATCAGAGTTTTGTCGCGATGATCGGCGTTGACGCGCTTTCCCGGCACATTCTGGACAGCATTATCGAATTGTCGGCCAAGCTTGATCTGGGCATCGTCGCCGAAGGCGTGGAAACCGAGGAGCAAAGTGACTATCTGGCCGCACACGGCGTGAACTTTCTGCAAGGTTATTTGTTCGGTCGACCGATGCCAGGAGCCGAATTCATTAATGCATTAAGGCACCATTAA
- a CDS encoding LysR family transcriptional regulator: protein MTLTQLEIFSLVAELRGFTAAANRLGISQSAVSHALKSLEQELGVELFRRHQSQVEPSDIGLQLLSRARAMLGLADTLRQEAADARGMKRGTLRIGSFGPTSSIKLLPQILAHYRAAHPGIEVHIDEGPDRQIIQWLEERRIDIGFVVLPEDRFDTFRLIEDRMVALLPSDHPLTGRDSLSLSDLCHDPFVLTEAGSSELVSRLFTAARLTPNIRYRCSQLLSTLDTVGRGDAVTVVAEGSLPDDNDSRYVKKPLSPSVNRQVGLAVLDQRQSSPATLAFIQMATNLDYR, encoded by the coding sequence ATGACCCTGACACAACTCGAGATTTTTTCGCTGGTCGCCGAACTGCGCGGGTTCACGGCGGCGGCCAATCGGCTGGGGATCTCCCAATCGGCGGTGTCGCATGCCTTGAAGTCGCTGGAACAGGAATTGGGTGTCGAGTTGTTCCGGCGCCACCAGTCCCAAGTCGAGCCGAGCGACATCGGTCTACAGCTCTTGTCGCGCGCCCGGGCCATGCTCGGGTTGGCCGACACCTTGCGCCAGGAAGCCGCCGACGCTCGCGGGATGAAGCGCGGCACCCTGCGCATCGGCTCGTTCGGCCCCACCTCATCGATCAAACTGCTGCCACAGATCCTGGCGCACTACCGCGCCGCTCACCCCGGTATCGAAGTGCACATCGACGAAGGTCCGGACCGGCAGATTATCCAGTGGCTGGAAGAACGACGAATCGATATCGGTTTCGTGGTGCTGCCCGAAGATCGCTTCGATACCTTCAGGCTGATCGAAGACCGGATGGTCGCGCTGTTGCCCTCCGATCACCCGCTGACCGGTCGCGACAGCCTGAGTTTGAGCGACTTGTGTCACGACCCGTTCGTGCTGACCGAAGCCGGGTCTTCGGAGCTGGTTTCACGGCTGTTCACGGCTGCCCGGCTGACACCGAACATCCGTTATCGCTGCTCGCAGCTGCTCAGCACCCTCGACACGGTAGGCCGAGGCGATGCCGTGACCGTGGTCGCCGAAGGTTCGTTGCCCGACGACAACGACAGCCGCTACGTGAAAAAACCGCTGTCTCCATCCGTCAATCGGCAGGTGGGCCTGGCAGTGCTCGACCAACGTCAATCGTCGCCCGCAACGCTGGCGTTTATCCAAATGGCTACAAACCTTGACTATCGTTGA
- a CDS encoding DMT family transporter, which translates to MNAYAQTTSSDVPVYLKLAAVTMIWGGTFVAGRFLADSLSPLFAASLRFLLVSVVLLLFLLLARVPLAKPSPGQWLQLALLGFFGIFFYNLCFFYGLHYINASRASLIVVLNPAVIGLASWLLFKERLSRAKVIGIAICIAGASLVIVSRNPQLLVDNADAWIGDLLIFGCVLGWGIYSLFSKELNHSLGPVQTVAYSILLGTLMLWVASAIRGELSVSALMSLGPQQWMSLMYLGVLGSALAYIGYYDGIRQIGATRSGVFIALNPLTAVILGALLLGEQLTLAMCLGGGLILAGIFLCNKPLARAGKKGI; encoded by the coding sequence ATGAATGCTTACGCGCAAACAACCTCATCGGATGTGCCGGTTTATTTGAAACTCGCCGCCGTCACCATGATCTGGGGCGGGACGTTCGTGGCTGGCCGGTTTCTCGCGGACAGCCTCAGCCCATTGTTCGCCGCCAGCCTCAGATTCCTCCTGGTCAGCGTGGTATTGCTGCTGTTTTTGCTGCTGGCCCGCGTACCACTGGCGAAGCCGAGCCCCGGGCAGTGGCTGCAACTGGCGCTGCTGGGGTTCTTCGGCATTTTCTTCTACAACCTGTGCTTCTTTTATGGACTGCATTACATCAATGCATCGCGAGCGTCATTGATTGTGGTGCTGAATCCCGCCGTGATCGGACTGGCGTCGTGGCTGCTGTTCAAGGAGCGCTTGAGTCGGGCGAAGGTTATCGGGATCGCGATCTGTATCGCCGGGGCGAGCCTGGTGATCGTCAGTCGCAACCCGCAGTTACTGGTCGACAACGCCGACGCGTGGATCGGTGACCTGCTGATTTTCGGCTGCGTGCTCGGCTGGGGGATTTACTCGCTGTTCTCCAAAGAACTGAACCACTCCCTGGGGCCGGTGCAGACGGTGGCGTATTCGATTCTGCTCGGCACCCTGATGCTGTGGGTGGCAAGTGCGATACGGGGTGAACTGAGTGTCAGCGCGCTCATGAGCCTCGGTCCGCAGCAATGGATGAGCCTGATGTACCTGGGTGTATTGGGCTCGGCGCTGGCCTACATCGGCTATTACGATGGCATTCGCCAAATCGGCGCGACACGTTCGGGGGTGTTCATTGCCCTGAATCCGCTGACGGCGGTGATCCTCGGCGCGTTACTGTTGGGCGAGCAGTTGACGCTGGCGATGTGCCTGGGAGGCGGGCTGATTCTCGCGGGGATTTTCCTGTGCAACAAACCCCTTGCGCGAGCAGGGAAAAAGGGGATTTGA